The genomic stretch TCGCCGACCGCGAAATGAACGTGGAATTTTTCAAGGTGAAGTTAATGAAATAGCGCGCGGGCATTGCATTGTCGCGACTTATTTCCTGATGAACTTTTCGTCGGTCTTGGGCATGGTGTTGTCGGGCGTGTAGCGTTCGACAGTCATTTTCAAGTCGTACTTGTCGCGGAGTTTCGCAATCGTCTTCATCATGGGCGAAGCGTGGTGCACGTCGATGGCCGCCTGGCTTTCCCACGCGTCAATCAGCAAGATGGTCTCGGGATCGTCCAGCGACTGGAAATATTCGTAGCGGATGTTGCCATTCTCGGCACGGATTTTCGCCACCGTCCCGCTAGAAACCATCTCTTCGGCGAACTTCTTTGCCGCCCCGTTCTTACCCGTATAGCGCAGGTTTACCGTAATGTTGCTCATGGCACTCTCCGCAAACACGCTCGCAGCGAGCGCAAGGATTGAAAATAGCGTTAAAAACTTGAGTTTCACTTTGCCACTCCGAAATGCTTTGCATATAATATAAATTTTTTCGGAGCATGCACAAAATGCTTAATTTTCATGCTCAGTATGCGTGTGACGCATAGTGAAAGCAAATGCTTTTATGGTTTGCTGTCGGAAAAATCTTCTTCAGATAAAGCAATAGCCAATCCGGTTGAATATGGCATTCCCAGACGCCTTTGAAATTTCCCGTCAATTCATGGTTACGATGCTTTGCCTCAAGCGGTTGATCAAGTCGCAATTTTTCAATGACATTTTCTAGAAGCGAAATGTCCAACCCCCGCTTCCGAGCAAGTTTCACTCCCGCCTTAAAACGAGATGTCTTAATAAGCTCATAGACCATTACTTGCAATCCTCAAGGAGTTCCTTGGCAGAAGAATACCTTTTTGTCCTGGGGTTCCTAGCAAGGCCTTTCGCCTCTTCAATAGCGGCCAACGTCGAATCCGAGAACTCGCGTTGAGGCGGAACGATATCGAAAGGGATGCAGCGCTGATTAATCGCCTGCTTCAAGAAAAGTCTAATAGCCGTAGTGATATCCAGTCCGAGTGATTCAAATAAATCTTCCGCCTGGTCCTTGGTGGCTTTGTCGATTCTTGTCTGCAAAACTGCATTTGCCATATGAATTACCTCGTTTTTGTACAAATTTAATTCATTTTCAATGCAAATGCAATACATTTGACCGTTAATTTGCGAATTTGGGACCGATTTAGGCCATTTATCTTCACACATCTTTCCTCCCTCCGCCTACATGCATAAAAAAGGCGGGGCTTTGCTTGTTTTACACCGTGCGAGAAAATGATTTTCTACACACTTGTGCACTAAATATAAATTACTAGATGGCGGTTGTCAAGAGGTTTATGCATTTTTTGAAGGGGAATGTTTTTGCCTAGGGGCAAGCCCCCTCCCCCTTTCATCGTTACACAAGGTTGTGTACCAGGCGTTTGACTTATATCCTCACGCTGAGCACGGCGCCTTTGGTGTCGCTGTAGAATAGCGGGGCGATGGTGACCTTGGGCGGGGTCTGCTTTTCGCCGACTTTTTCCTTGTAGAACACGCTGCCGATGTACCAGCCGATGGAGGCTCCCATCAAGGTGCCCGCGACGGCGTCGGAGAACCAGTGGGCCTCCCCTTTTGCGCCGAGCACCATGCTTGTCGCGATGTAGCCCGCATACAGGGCGCAGCCCGCCACGACGAGAGGCTTGTCGCGGTTGTAGCTTGCGATGCTCATGGCCATGGCCGCGTTGGTCATGGAATGCCCCGAGGGCCAGCCGTAAAATACTCCGCGCCTAAAAAATCCCCACTTGAAATCGCGGGAACGCTCGCCGCTGTTGAGTTCCGCGTCAGGGTGCTCGCGAGCCGAAATCGCCTTGAGGATGTTGTTGTAGAGGAACGCCACGGCGGTAGCCTGCACGGCGACGGCACCGGTGTTGTTC from uncultured Fibrobacter sp. encodes the following:
- a CDS encoding type II toxin-antitoxin system RelB/DinJ family antitoxin — translated: MANAVLQTRIDKATKDQAEDLFESLGLDITTAIRLFLKQAINQRCIPFDIVPPQREFSDSTLAAIEEAKGLARNPRTKRYSSAKELLEDCK
- a CDS encoding phosphatase PAP2 family protein, which codes for MKKVLTTFKTVLLSLVFTTVAYAADPSAEFPDSVNVADAHAETPSIDSTTVDSAAIDSAQKLSPFDHLGHNMLLSVFGWPLGFHILGGALTYKFSMENNDLMVARFAARQDQLVYGIAFTPGMMMGTFFPILVPGYMYFISDNRALNNTGAVAVQATAVAFLYNNILKAISAREHPDAELNSGERSRDFKWGFFRRGVFYGWPSGHSMTNAAMAMSIASYNRDKPLVVAGCALYAGYIATSMVLGAKGEAHWFSDAVAGTLMGASIGWYIGSVFYKEKVGEKQTPPKVTIAPLFYSDTKGAVLSVRI
- a CDS encoding type II toxin-antitoxin system YafQ family toxin: MVYELIKTSRFKAGVKLARKRGLDISLLENVIEKLRLDQPLEAKHRNHELTGNFKGVWECHIQPDWLLLYLKKIFPTANHKSICFHYASHAY
- a CDS encoding putative quinol monooxygenase, whose product is MSNITVNLRYTGKNGAAKKFAEEMVSSGTVAKIRAENGNIRYEYFQSLDDPETILLIDAWESQAAIDVHHASPMMKTIAKLRDKYDLKMTVERYTPDNTMPKTDEKFIRK